A section of the Leptospira kobayashii genome encodes:
- a CDS encoding LA_3751/LA_3752 family putative glycosyltransferase produces the protein MTKIIFSYLILCFLVFSQLKHTPAGLVQDNVHKYFQTMDYVQSGGEDFSIHNHDYKLDPKNQFGIFSVPFAYLIQNKIYMTFPWLWVYLNAPVLKLFGFFGIYFIAGMAGLLSIFSLKSLLSHFTENLSLIRNTLYFYIFCSSLVIYSVWFYEGTLCSLCLFWFLDSELKRKTEDSYVHSALKSSVSLILLSILVLLRTEVFFLAVLIYFAAIFDSFSNLKKKLGYLVFYVMVPGFVFLYSNHLIWNNPQGLRFLATHSFTFYERLGRVFEYFFFEKYCMLFYLPTFFLTFFLFKDVKNLRKEIFFRVYLACLVFMVVIPLVSPQQQGSDIMPRFYFPIVPLLAFFVFYTIDRYIPDRKKLIHSFVFLQSGIYLAITMIVLIFTSKRMDRVYREISPYIGETNAVSNEFIGHLVQNAEIRNVYQGEGQFQLKRMTKLLSQNGKTSFHLFIWEPSYYEYYHKYLNANYEKIAKVEDIYIYRYKGNATNRK, from the coding sequence ATGACAAAAATTATTTTTTCCTATCTTATCCTCTGCTTTTTGGTCTTCAGTCAATTGAAACATACACCTGCCGGTCTTGTGCAGGACAATGTTCATAAATATTTTCAAACTATGGACTATGTACAATCAGGGGGTGAGGACTTTTCCATTCACAATCATGATTATAAATTGGATCCGAAAAATCAATTCGGTATCTTCAGTGTTCCGTTTGCCTATTTGATTCAAAATAAAATCTATATGACTTTTCCCTGGCTGTGGGTTTATTTGAATGCTCCCGTTTTAAAATTATTCGGGTTTTTCGGGATCTATTTCATTGCCGGAATGGCAGGCCTATTATCGATTTTTTCTTTGAAGTCACTTCTTTCTCATTTTACCGAGAACCTAAGTTTGATTCGAAATACATTGTATTTTTATATATTTTGTTCTTCGTTGGTTATCTATTCGGTTTGGTTTTACGAAGGAACACTCTGTAGCCTTTGTCTGTTTTGGTTTTTGGATTCCGAATTGAAAAGAAAGACGGAAGATTCTTACGTTCATTCTGCTTTAAAATCTTCGGTAAGTTTGATTCTTCTTTCGATTTTGGTTTTACTCAGGACGGAAGTGTTTTTTCTTGCGGTTCTTATTTACTTTGCCGCGATCTTTGATTCTTTTTCGAATTTGAAAAAGAAGTTGGGTTACCTTGTCTTTTATGTTATGGTTCCGGGTTTTGTATTTTTATATTCGAATCATTTGATTTGGAACAATCCGCAAGGTTTGCGATTTCTCGCTACTCATTCCTTTACTTTTTACGAAAGGTTGGGTCGTGTTTTCGAATATTTCTTTTTTGAAAAGTACTGTATGTTGTTTTATCTTCCTACTTTTTTTCTTACCTTTTTTCTATTCAAAGATGTAAAGAATTTGAGAAAGGAAATATTCTTTCGTGTTTATCTGGCTTGTTTGGTATTTATGGTAGTGATTCCTCTTGTTTCCCCACAACAACAAGGTAGCGATATTATGCCGCGATTTTATTTCCCCATCGTACCTCTTTTGGCATTCTTTGTTTTTTATACAATCGACAGATACATTCCCGATCGTAAAAAACTGATTCACTCGTTCGTATTCCTGCAATCGGGAATTTATCTTGCGATCACAATGATCGTTCTTATTTTTACGAGCAAAAGAATGGATCGTGTTTACAGGGAAATTTCACCTTACATTGGTGAAACGAATGCGGTTTCCAATGAATTTATAGGACATTTGGTTCAAAACGCAGAGATTCGAAATGTTTATCAGGGAGAAGGCCAGTTTCAATTGAAGAGAATGACGAAGTTACTTTCCCAAAACGGGAAAACATCTTTTCATCTTTTTATCTGGGAGCCTAGCTATTATGAATACTATCATAAATATCTGAATGCAAATTATGAAAAGATAGCAAAAGTAGAGGATATTTATATCTATCGTTATAAGGGGAATGCTACAAACAGGAAATAG
- a CDS encoding 2-oxoglutarate dehydrogenase E1 component — protein MTTEQMMSLYGDNVVVLEELYEQFKQDPTSVSSDWALFFQDLDRSSTSSNGNGFSGNGYVNYTSSEHRKDSSLNDFGIINLLNAYRRQGHLAANLDPLGINKPNREFIDLKVKALKATDLEAEVDSGVANLGKTKLQNVINWFEKTYCGSIGSEHYYLVNDEEREWLQNRMEPLANNEPIPKKTALRLFEKLYQADTFENFLAKKFVGKKRFSLEGGESMIPMLDTLVEEAGMHKMDALVIGMAHRGRLNVLVNVIRKPAGLIFAEFEEKLNPGQLGYADVKYHLGYSNNVMTHSGKEVKLSLAFNPSHLEAVDPVIAGSVRARQEMAKDHDHSKFMPVAIHGDAAFAGQGVVAETFNMMNLNGYTVGGTFHIVINNQIGFTTLPNESRSTLYATDLAKGFQVPIFHVNGDDPEAVYRVTKLALEYRQKFKKDVIIDLICYRRLGHNETDEPTFTQPQMYEIIKKHPKTVTLYEEALLKRGDISEEEIQFIKTGTNEGLELSFQQAKEKDTRITVDTLGGVWSRYSKEPLDSDIHTQLLQQQLGGIVKSITTIPQGFTANPKHVKVLEDRKKMGAGELPIDWGFAEALSFGSILENGFPIRLAGQDAQRGTFSHRHSVLSDTTNGVKLTLLNHISDKQAKIEIVNSSLSEYSCLGFEYGYSLADPSSLVLWEAQFGDFANNAQVIFDQFVSSSEIKWQRMSGLVCLLPHGYEGQGPEHSSARLERFLQLCALDNMQVANLTTPAQYFHILRRQILQSFRKPLIITTPKSLLRLKEAASSLEDITTGAFKKILPDPVAKPEKVDRLLFCSGKVYYDLRKAVDADKKENVAIVRVEQLYPFPEKHIQQMITSYPKIKKFVWVQEEPKNQGAWSFIRDRIEAVMPENKRLHYAGRSEFPSPACGHVVTHLKEQETLVKEALG, from the coding sequence ATGACTACGGAACAGATGATGAGTTTATACGGCGACAATGTTGTCGTATTAGAAGAGTTATACGAGCAATTCAAACAGGATCCGACTTCGGTATCTTCGGATTGGGCACTTTTTTTTCAAGACCTGGACAGAAGCTCTACCTCATCCAACGGGAATGGTTTCAGCGGAAACGGCTATGTAAACTATACTTCTTCCGAACACAGAAAGGATTCTTCTCTCAACGATTTCGGTATCATAAATCTCCTCAATGCTTACAGAAGACAAGGCCACTTGGCTGCCAATCTTGATCCGCTCGGGATCAACAAACCGAATCGTGAATTCATCGATCTCAAAGTCAAAGCACTCAAAGCAACCGATTTGGAAGCGGAAGTGGATTCCGGCGTTGCCAATCTGGGAAAAACAAAATTACAAAATGTAATCAATTGGTTCGAAAAAACCTACTGCGGCTCCATCGGTTCGGAACATTACTACCTGGTCAATGACGAGGAAAGAGAGTGGCTGCAAAACAGAATGGAACCGCTCGCTAATAACGAACCCATTCCCAAAAAGACCGCATTACGACTGTTTGAAAAACTCTACCAGGCGGATACTTTCGAAAACTTCCTCGCAAAAAAATTCGTAGGAAAAAAAAGATTCTCCCTCGAAGGCGGAGAGAGCATGATCCCTATGCTCGATACCCTCGTGGAAGAAGCGGGCATGCATAAGATGGACGCTCTTGTCATAGGAATGGCTCATAGAGGAAGATTGAATGTTCTTGTGAATGTGATCCGCAAACCTGCGGGACTTATCTTTGCCGAATTCGAAGAAAAATTAAACCCGGGTCAACTGGGATATGCGGACGTAAAATACCATTTGGGTTATTCCAATAACGTAATGACCCATTCGGGAAAGGAAGTGAAACTTTCTCTCGCATTCAACCCATCCCATTTGGAAGCTGTGGATCCTGTGATTGCAGGTTCCGTTCGTGCCCGCCAAGAAATGGCAAAAGACCACGATCATTCCAAGTTTATGCCTGTGGCAATTCACGGGGATGCTGCATTTGCAGGTCAAGGTGTTGTTGCGGAAACTTTTAACATGATGAACCTCAACGGTTATACTGTGGGGGGAACCTTCCACATTGTAATCAATAACCAAATCGGATTCACCACTCTTCCCAACGAATCCCGTTCCACTTTGTATGCAACCGATCTTGCCAAAGGATTTCAAGTTCCCATCTTTCATGTGAACGGAGATGATCCCGAAGCGGTTTATCGCGTCACAAAACTCGCATTAGAATACCGCCAAAAATTCAAAAAAGACGTAATCATTGATTTGATCTGTTACCGCCGTTTGGGTCACAACGAAACGGATGAACCTACATTCACTCAGCCTCAGATGTATGAGATCATCAAAAAACATCCGAAGACTGTAACCCTTTACGAAGAAGCTCTTTTGAAAAGAGGAGATATTTCGGAAGAAGAAATCCAGTTCATCAAAACAGGAACCAATGAAGGTCTTGAACTTTCCTTCCAACAAGCCAAAGAAAAAGACACTCGCATTACAGTGGATACTCTGGGTGGAGTTTGGTCCCGTTATTCCAAAGAGCCTCTTGATTCCGACATTCATACTCAGCTCTTACAACAGCAACTGGGCGGAATTGTAAAATCAATCACAACGATCCCGCAAGGTTTCACAGCAAACCCGAAACATGTAAAAGTGTTGGAAGACCGTAAAAAAATGGGAGCGGGAGAATTGCCGATTGACTGGGGATTTGCGGAAGCGTTGTCTTTCGGATCCATTTTGGAAAACGGATTTCCTATCCGCTTGGCAGGTCAAGATGCTCAGAGAGGGACTTTCTCTCACAGACATTCCGTTTTATCGGACACTACCAATGGAGTGAAACTCACCCTACTCAATCATATAAGCGACAAACAGGCGAAAATCGAGATCGTAAACTCTTCGTTATCCGAATACTCCTGCCTTGGATTCGAATACGGATATTCTCTTGCCGACCCGAGTTCTCTCGTACTCTGGGAAGCTCAGTTCGGCGACTTTGCAAATAATGCACAAGTCATCTTCGACCAATTTGTTTCCAGCTCGGAAATCAAATGGCAAAGGATGAGCGGACTGGTATGTTTATTGCCTCACGGTTATGAAGGCCAAGGTCCGGAACACTCTTCCGCAAGACTCGAAAGATTTTTGCAACTATGCGCCTTGGATAATATGCAAGTGGCAAACCTGACGACTCCTGCACAGTATTTCCATATCCTACGCAGACAAATTTTGCAAAGCTTTAGAAAACCGTTGATCATCACCACACCAAAATCCCTTCTTCGTTTGAAAGAAGCCGCCTCCAGTTTGGAAGATATCACAACAGGTGCTTTTAAAAAGATTCTACCTGATCCGGTCGCCAAACCGGAAAAAGTCGATCGATTGTTATTCTGCTCCGGTAAAGTTTATTATGATCTACGCAAAGCGGTAGACGCTGACAAAAAAGAAAACGTAGCAATCGTTCGGGTAGAACAGCTTTATCCTTTCCCGGAAAAACACATCCAACAGATGATCACAAGTTATCCTAAGATCAAAAAGTTTGTATGGGTTCAGGAAGAACCGAAAAACCAAGGAGCTTGGTCTTTTATCCGCGATCGAATCGAAGCGGTAATGCCGGAAAACAAACGACTTCATTATGCAGGTCGTTCCGAATTCCCAAGCCCTGCTTGCGGTCACGTAGTAACGCATCTAAAAGAACAAGAAACTCTAGTGAAAGAAGCTCTCGGTTAA
- the odhB gene encoding 2-oxoglutarate dehydrogenase complex dihydrolipoyllysine-residue succinyltransferase encodes MAIEIKVPEMGESITEATISAWTKKEGDSVKADEVLAILETDKVSLEIPAPASGVLKNITKKVGDTVHVRDIIGAIEEGATASVAAPSAPSAPAASSAPASSNTNDELPPAARKLIEENKLDPSRIKGTGRNNQITKEDVLNHLEAQKSNPSTNGAAPKAVAVATPEIAKQVPTGARSAGPRENVVPMTKLRQTIANRLVSAQHNAAILTTFNEVDMSGIMDLRNKYKDKFKETHNIGLGFMSLFTKATVSALKTFPAINAEIRGTDVIYKNFYDIGVAVGGPKGLVVPIVRDADLLSLAQIEAEIARLAGKVKDGKVSLEDMEGGTFSISNGGVYGSMMSTPILNPPQSGILGMHNIVKRAVVVNDQIVIRPMMYLALSYDHRIVDGKEAVQFLVKIKDAIEDPARLLLEV; translated from the coding sequence ATGGCCATAGAAATTAAAGTCCCCGAGATGGGGGAATCTATAACCGAAGCAACAATCAGTGCTTGGACAAAAAAAGAAGGCGATAGCGTCAAAGCGGATGAAGTTCTCGCCATACTCGAAACCGACAAAGTCTCGTTAGAGATTCCTGCTCCCGCATCAGGCGTTTTAAAAAACATCACTAAAAAAGTGGGTGATACGGTCCATGTCCGGGATATCATCGGTGCCATCGAAGAAGGTGCAACCGCTTCCGTCGCAGCACCGTCCGCTCCAAGTGCTCCTGCGGCAAGTTCCGCTCCCGCAAGTTCCAACACAAACGATGAGTTACCACCTGCTGCCCGTAAGCTGATCGAAGAAAACAAACTTGATCCTTCCCGAATCAAAGGGACTGGCCGCAACAACCAGATCACGAAAGAAGACGTTTTGAATCATCTGGAAGCGCAAAAATCAAATCCAAGCACGAACGGCGCTGCTCCAAAAGCAGTAGCCGTCGCTACTCCCGAGATTGCGAAACAAGTTCCGACAGGTGCGCGTTCCGCCGGCCCTCGTGAAAACGTAGTGCCGATGACAAAACTCCGCCAAACAATCGCAAATCGTTTGGTATCCGCACAACACAATGCCGCCATCCTTACCACTTTCAACGAAGTGGATATGAGCGGGATTATGGATCTTCGCAACAAGTACAAAGACAAGTTCAAAGAGACTCACAATATCGGTCTCGGATTCATGTCTCTTTTTACAAAGGCGACTGTTTCCGCACTGAAAACCTTTCCAGCGATCAACGCGGAAATTCGCGGAACAGACGTTATCTATAAAAACTTTTACGATATCGGAGTCGCGGTAGGCGGACCGAAAGGACTGGTAGTTCCGATTGTTCGGGATGCGGACTTATTGTCCTTAGCGCAGATCGAAGCCGAAATCGCAAGACTTGCAGGCAAGGTAAAAGACGGAAAAGTTTCTTTGGAAGATATGGAAGGAGGAACCTTCTCCATTTCCAACGGAGGAGTTTACGGTTCCATGATGTCCACACCGATCCTCAATCCTCCTCAATCGGGGATTTTGGGAATGCATAATATCGTCAAACGGGCGGTAGTTGTAAATGACCAGATCGTGATTCGTCCGATGATGTATCTCGCCCTTTCCTACGACCACAGAATTGTGGATGGAAAAGAAGCGGTTCAGTTCCTCGTAAAGATCAAAGATGCAATCGAAGACCCTGCCCGTCTTCTACTTGAGGTATAA
- a CDS encoding TetR/AcrR family transcriptional regulator, whose product MSDKLIPNEDIETDPRKVEILEGAIGVFLKYGFKKTSMDDVAKSVSISRQALYLYFADKEDLFKEGLRYFFATSFRSADQILNQKKIPIEEKLFLALEAWLGRYVGGKSSEADDLIATSKGLVSGLACSYEEKFYLALIEAIRDSKLNTYYIKKGIGPEQITNTLQAMAQGFKFSCDSNASFKIKLKEAIQVICAPIL is encoded by the coding sequence GTGTCAGACAAATTGATTCCGAATGAAGATATCGAAACGGATCCCCGAAAAGTTGAAATTTTAGAGGGAGCGATCGGTGTCTTTTTGAAATACGGGTTTAAAAAAACATCTATGGATGATGTTGCAAAATCCGTTTCCATTTCCAGGCAGGCGCTTTATTTGTATTTTGCAGATAAAGAGGATTTGTTCAAAGAGGGACTTCGTTATTTTTTTGCAACGTCCTTCCGGTCAGCCGACCAGATTTTAAACCAAAAGAAGATCCCGATTGAGGAGAAATTATTTCTGGCTTTGGAGGCTTGGCTCGGCAGGTATGTGGGAGGAAAAAGTAGTGAGGCAGATGATCTTATTGCAACAAGCAAAGGTTTGGTGAGTGGACTAGCTTGCTCATACGAAGAGAAATTTTATCTGGCATTGATCGAAGCCATTCGTGATTCCAAGTTGAATACGTATTATATTAAGAAAGGTATTGGTCCGGAACAAATAACGAATACATTGCAAGCAATGGCACAAGGTTTCAAATTTTCCTGCGATTCTAATGCAAGTTTTAAAATCAAATTAAAGGAAGCGATCCAAGTTATATGCGCGCCCATTCTGTGA
- a CDS encoding LA_3751/LA_3752 family putative glycosyltransferase, with translation MAVAYLPEKGLHLDIYSLILWAMAFLQKHKVPLFISLFVLFAFIYFYPAGLEPADGGLKHFQVLDFIKQNFQTLECYYPEKEIDPDLKFIPWRGTFFLHIIDNKCYYVFPFYLTFLLTPLHLIFGTVGEYLLPLFGFIWTVWLLWLWSDKLSLTKENRIYFLLYFGLGTGLLHYAFLLSETNVNSAMLNTAFYLTWRSIHEKSDRLFLASALLLGLAVYLRQESLIVGILLVGFCFLTRTKTFLQSLGFLSIYLFLIGLWAFVNGKIFGNPLGLRGVEQVTAAADPEFISKRIRMFYEFFLHGRDNVGLFLSSPLLVLIPFYIRKWKTLDRGFLPIFLTAVAFVLILPFAVVNYQGVGWGTRFALSMTPVLLLSVVLFHQSKDSFSIPKWARIVTIVWSILGVCFYLVVLGYAKEKFAKGGRFLKANASDTIVIVSEGFDSSTFAVHNEKKVFHATTYDSFSELSGLLKKKGITTNISLVYPSSYFFDEKTFFTENVLNQIQILDTKESKEIVIRNISLK, from the coding sequence TTGGCCGTCGCCTACCTCCCCGAAAAAGGATTGCATCTGGATATCTACTCATTGATCCTTTGGGCGATGGCTTTTTTACAAAAACATAAAGTTCCTCTTTTCATTTCCCTCTTTGTCCTTTTTGCATTTATCTATTTTTATCCGGCGGGACTTGAACCTGCGGATGGGGGTTTGAAACATTTTCAGGTTTTGGATTTTATCAAACAAAACTTTCAAACTTTGGAATGTTATTATCCTGAAAAAGAAATAGACCCTGATTTAAAGTTCATTCCCTGGAGAGGAACTTTCTTTTTGCACATCATAGATAACAAATGTTATTATGTGTTTCCTTTTTATCTGACATTCCTTCTCACTCCTTTGCATTTGATTTTCGGAACGGTAGGAGAATATCTTCTACCCTTATTTGGTTTTATCTGGACCGTTTGGCTTTTGTGGCTCTGGTCCGATAAACTTTCACTAACCAAAGAAAATCGAATTTACTTTCTGTTATATTTCGGCTTGGGAACAGGGTTATTGCATTATGCATTCCTTTTGTCCGAAACAAATGTGAATTCGGCAATGTTGAATACGGCTTTTTATCTTACCTGGAGATCGATTCACGAAAAATCGGACCGATTGTTTTTAGCCTCCGCTTTGTTACTCGGTCTTGCCGTTTATCTGAGACAGGAATCTTTGATTGTAGGAATTTTACTTGTAGGTTTTTGTTTTCTAACCAGAACAAAAACTTTTCTTCAGTCACTTGGATTTTTATCTATCTATTTATTTTTAATCGGCCTCTGGGCTTTCGTCAATGGAAAGATTTTTGGAAATCCTCTCGGTTTGAGAGGAGTGGAGCAAGTAACAGCCGCAGCTGATCCCGAATTTATTTCCAAACGAATTCGTATGTTTTATGAATTTTTCCTTCATGGACGTGATAACGTAGGTTTGTTTTTATCATCTCCTCTGCTCGTCCTGATTCCTTTTTACATTAGAAAGTGGAAAACATTGGACCGTGGATTTTTGCCTATTTTTTTAACGGCTGTCGCATTTGTTTTGATTCTTCCGTTTGCTGTCGTGAATTATCAAGGAGTAGGATGGGGAACCAGATTCGCTCTTTCCATGACGCCTGTTCTTTTGCTATCAGTAGTTCTTTTTCACCAGTCAAAGGACAGTTTCTCCATCCCCAAATGGGCTCGAATTGTAACGATCGTTTGGTCGATATTGGGAGTATGTTTCTACTTGGTTGTATTGGGTTATGCAAAGGAAAAATTCGCGAAAGGAGGTCGCTTTTTGAAAGCTAACGCTTCCGATACGATCGTCATCGTAAGCGAAGGATTCGATTCCTCCACATTTGCGGTTCATAATGAGAAGAAAGTGTTTCATGCTACAACATATGATTCTTTTTCGGAATTATCCGGCTTATTGAAAAAGAAAGGAATCACCACCAATATTTCGTTAGTTTATCCTTCTTCCTATTTTTTCGATGAAAAAACATTCTTTACCGAAAATGTCTTAAATCAAATCCAAATACTGGATACCAAAGAATCAAAAGAAATTGTGATAAGAAACATATCCTTGAAGTGA
- a CDS encoding gamma carbonic anhydrase family protein, whose product MIKSFQGKSPLIAPSAWVAPSADILGNVTIGEESSIWFQCVLRGDVNYIKIGDHVNIQDMTLVHVARDLFPVTIGNYVSIGHHATIHGCTLKDHSFVGMGAMLMDDVEIGEWSFVGAGSLVPPGKKIPPGVLIMGSPAKIIRDITEKEREIITRTASNYAKYKENYRKEGIESFLSP is encoded by the coding sequence ATGATAAAAAGTTTCCAAGGAAAGTCCCCCCTTATCGCTCCCAGTGCTTGGGTCGCACCCAGTGCTGATATTTTAGGCAACGTTACCATCGGCGAGGAGTCCTCCATTTGGTTTCAATGTGTACTCAGAGGGGATGTAAACTACATCAAAATCGGAGATCATGTCAACATCCAAGACATGACACTGGTTCATGTGGCAAGAGATCTGTTTCCTGTCACAATTGGAAATTATGTATCCATCGGCCACCACGCTACCATTCACGGATGTACCCTAAAGGATCATTCTTTTGTTGGGATGGGCGCGATGCTGATGGACGATGTGGAGATCGGAGAGTGGTCGTTTGTGGGGGCGGGTTCCCTTGTGCCTCCCGGAAAAAAAATCCCTCCCGGAGTTCTCATTATGGGTAGCCCTGCGAAAATCATCCGGGACATCACGGAAAAAGAACGTGAAATCATAACCCGCACTGCTTCCAACTACGCCAAATACAAAGAAAATTACCGCAAAGAAGGAATTGAGTCCTTTCTTAGTCCTTAG
- a CDS encoding NADH:flavin oxidoreductase/NADH oxidase family protein yields MYSNQIFTPYRLPNGLTLSNRLVKAAMEENLATEEQTPGTALWNLYETWANGGVGLIITGNVMIDGRALTGPGGVVLESDHFLEDFRTWAEKSKSNGTKIIMQINHPGRQVLSKMGGNVWAPSAIPLNMGGFSKMFGLPKEMTISEIEETIQKFSNTAVLAEAAGFDGVEIHAAHGYLISQFLSPLSNRRTDRYGGSLENRTNFLLEVVSEVRKKVKPEFAVSVKLNSADFQKGGFDIEDAKKVISMLADTKGVDFVELSGGSYEAPAMQGDSRDGRTLAREAYFLEFAKEITKTSPIPIMITGGIKRKEIAEEVIASGVSLVGIATALALNPDLPNDWKNGKTNVNHLPMINWKSKPLVALANMAMVKYQLKRMAKRKRPSLNISPILTVIKDQFRTNSRIKKYRAWKKKNYPS; encoded by the coding sequence ATGTATTCAAACCAAATTTTCACTCCCTATCGATTGCCAAATGGGCTGACATTATCCAATCGCCTGGTAAAAGCCGCAATGGAGGAAAACCTTGCAACCGAAGAACAAACTCCCGGTACGGCTTTATGGAACTTATATGAAACTTGGGCAAACGGAGGAGTCGGCCTTATCATCACAGGCAATGTTATGATAGATGGCAGGGCACTTACCGGGCCCGGCGGAGTGGTTTTAGAATCAGACCATTTTTTAGAAGATTTCCGAACTTGGGCCGAAAAAAGCAAATCCAATGGAACCAAGATAATCATGCAAATCAATCATCCCGGTAGACAGGTGCTATCGAAAATGGGTGGCAATGTATGGGCGCCTTCAGCGATTCCATTGAATATGGGCGGATTTTCAAAGATGTTCGGGTTACCGAAAGAAATGACTATATCTGAAATTGAAGAAACCATACAAAAATTTTCAAATACGGCGGTTCTTGCCGAAGCTGCTGGATTTGACGGAGTAGAGATTCATGCGGCGCACGGATATTTAATCAGTCAATTTCTTTCGCCTCTTTCCAATCGCAGAACGGACCGTTACGGTGGTAGTTTGGAAAATCGTACAAACTTTCTTTTGGAAGTTGTATCAGAAGTTCGAAAAAAAGTGAAACCGGAATTTGCGGTCAGCGTGAAATTGAACTCCGCAGACTTTCAAAAAGGAGGATTCGATATTGAAGACGCGAAAAAAGTCATATCAATGTTAGCTGACACGAAAGGAGTGGATTTCGTGGAATTATCCGGTGGAAGTTATGAGGCACCTGCCATGCAAGGAGATTCCCGGGACGGCAGAACATTGGCAAGAGAAGCTTATTTTTTGGAATTTGCAAAAGAAATCACCAAAACATCTCCGATTCCGATTATGATTACAGGAGGAATCAAAAGAAAGGAAATTGCTGAGGAAGTGATCGCAAGCGGTGTTTCTTTGGTTGGAATCGCGACGGCGCTGGCATTGAATCCCGATCTGCCGAATGATTGGAAGAACGGGAAAACAAATGTAAACCATTTACCAATGATCAACTGGAAATCAAAACCTCTCGTTGCACTAGCTAATATGGCTATGGTGAAATATCAATTAAAGCGTATGGCAAAAAGGAAAAGACCTTCTCTGAATATCTCACCGATTTTGACAGTAATCAAAGACCAATTCAGAACGAATTCACGAATAAAAAAATACCGAGCATGGAAGAAAAAAAATTATCCTAGTTAG
- the lpdA gene encoding dihydrolipoyl dehydrogenase, which translates to MEQYDVIVIGAGPGGYVAAIRAAQLGKKVAIIEKRKTLGGTCLNVGCIPSKALLDSSEEYDKAKHKLGDHGITIGSVKIDIKKMMERKDKVVGEVTSGVDYLMKKNKITRYLGLGKFVSKTEIQITGDDGKTENISGTNIIIATGSTPIEIPPLPVDGKNIITSDHAIALDSVPEHLIIVGAGVIGLELGSVWGRLGAKVTIVELLPRLFGTADAAIAGLSQRILEKQGMNFLFETKVHGAKVKGKKVEVEIEDKEGKKTILEGDKVLVSIGRRPNTDGLGAKEIGVEFTERGRVKVKPNHFQTNIPNIYAIGDVIDGPMLAHKAEDEGIAVAELISGQFGHVNYRAIPSIVYTWPEVAWVGLGEEELKSQGIEYKVGKSIFKANARAKAMNEPDGQVKVLADKKTDKLLGVYIVGPRASDMIAEAAVAFEFGASAEDIARSTHAHPTLSEILREAAMDADAKWSIHS; encoded by the coding sequence ATGGAACAATATGACGTAATCGTAATCGGTGCGGGTCCCGGTGGATATGTTGCGGCAATCCGTGCCGCACAACTGGGCAAAAAAGTAGCTATCATTGAAAAAAGAAAAACCTTAGGAGGAACTTGCCTGAATGTGGGATGTATTCCTTCCAAGGCACTCCTTGATTCTTCCGAAGAATACGACAAAGCCAAACACAAACTAGGCGACCATGGAATCACAATCGGTTCCGTCAAAATCGACATCAAAAAAATGATGGAGAGAAAGGACAAAGTGGTAGGTGAAGTGACTTCCGGGGTGGATTACCTCATGAAGAAAAACAAAATCACCCGTTACCTTGGACTTGGGAAATTCGTATCCAAAACGGAAATCCAGATCACAGGGGATGATGGTAAAACGGAAAATATCTCAGGCACAAATATCATCATCGCTACAGGTTCCACTCCGATCGAAATCCCTCCTCTTCCCGTAGATGGAAAAAACATCATCACATCGGATCATGCGATCGCATTGGATTCCGTTCCGGAACACCTAATCATTGTAGGTGCCGGAGTGATCGGACTCGAGCTTGGTTCCGTTTGGGGAAGGCTCGGTGCGAAAGTTACCATAGTGGAACTTCTCCCCCGATTGTTCGGAACAGCTGACGCTGCCATCGCCGGACTTTCCCAAAGAATTTTGGAAAAACAAGGTATGAATTTTTTATTCGAGACCAAAGTCCACGGAGCCAAAGTAAAAGGCAAAAAAGTGGAAGTCGAGATCGAAGACAAAGAAGGAAAAAAGACGATTCTAGAAGGAGACAAGGTGCTTGTTTCCATAGGACGCCGTCCGAATACGGATGGGCTCGGTGCCAAAGAAATCGGAGTCGAGTTCACGGAACGCGGCCGAGTCAAAGTCAAACCGAACCATTTTCAAACGAACATTCCTAACATTTACGCAATTGGCGATGTAATCGACGGACCTATGCTTGCTCACAAGGCGGAAGACGAAGGGATTGCGGTAGCAGAACTCATTTCAGGCCAATTTGGCCATGTAAATTACAGAGCGATTCCTTCGATCGTTTATACCTGGCCGGAAGTGGCTTGGGTGGGACTCGGAGAAGAAGAACTGAAAAGCCAAGGGATCGAATACAAAGTAGGAAAATCCATCTTCAAAGCAAATGCACGTGCCAAAGCGATGAATGAACCGGACGGACAAGTGAAGGTACTCGCCGATAAAAAAACGGACAAACTTTTGGGTGTCTATATTGTAGGACCTCGTGCGTCAGATATGATTGCAGAGGCTGCTGTTGCATTTGAGTTTGGGGCCAGTGCCGAAGACATTGCACGTTCCACACACGCTCACCCCACTCTATCCGAGATTTTAAGGGAAGCCGCCATGGATGCCGATGCAAAATGGTCGATCCATTCGTAA